A genomic region of Populus nigra chromosome 11, ddPopNigr1.1, whole genome shotgun sequence contains the following coding sequences:
- the LOC133668724 gene encoding uncharacterized aarF domain-containing protein kinase At5g05200, chloroplastic, whose product MFSPPPQLSTVVLSNLVPNRYFIFLQEGKKEMAIISVSALRGARFPLFTNNPHPFPQFPIPSRRSSKLNFRSKGFTPFARYAQSQQDLFSSRLQDGIENLPKLVEDIVQTSINTGPRGALRLAQGIQAFLGVGGEWLADASKSTNSSAGLPTQMQLGLLSPQYLRRLFERMGATYIKLGQFIASAPTLFPAEYVQEFQNCFDRAPSVPFQEIQAILREELGRPIDSVYEYVDPTPVASASIAQVHAARLKGSQDDVVIKVLKPGIKDILVADLNFVYIVARILEFLNPELSRASLVGIVKDIRESMLEEVDFYKEAANIEAFRSYLEAMGLTRQATAPKVYQHCSTQQILTMERLYGVPLTDLDSISSLVSSPETSLITALNVWFGSLLACETFHADVHAGNLWLLRDGRIGFLDFGIVGRISPKTWTAMEVFLASIATEEYESMASALIEMGATNKDVDVMAFARDLEKIFSSIQDLDTELIVATARDRTTNATAVSANVVVDERQMNALFLDVIRVSESYGLKFPREFALLMKQLLYFDRYTRLLAPNLNMLQDQRISIVSNRGSRYKNSFR is encoded by the exons ATGTTTTCCCCCCCTCCTCAACTAAGCACAGTCGTGCTGTCCAATTTGGTGCCGAATAGATATTTCATATTTCTgcaagaaggaaagaaagaaatggcGATAATTTCTGTGTCAGCACTAAGAGGGGCTCGGTTCCCTCTCTTTACCAATAATCCACACCCATTTCCTCAG ttTCCAATTCCAAGCAGGAGATCAAGTAAGCTCAATTTTCGCTCAAAGGGTTTTACCCCTTTTGCCCGGTATGCTCAATCACAGCAGGATCTTTTCTCTTCTCGCCTCCAAG ACGGTATTGAAAACTTGCCCAAACTTGTGGAGGATATTGTTCAGACATCTATCAATACCGGTCCACGTGGAGCCCTAAGGCTGGCTCAAGGTATTCAAGCATTTCTTGGAGTTGGTGGCGAGTGGCTGGCAGATGCATCAAAG TCTACAAATTCTTCTGCTGGATTACCAACCCAAATGCAGCTTGGATTACTTTCTCCACAATATTTGAGGAGATTGTTTGAACGCATGGGAGCAACCTATATTAAATTAGGTCAG TTCATAGCATCTGCACCTACATTGTTCCCAGCAGAATATGTACAAGAATTTCAGAACTGTTTCGACAGAGCTCCATCAGTTCCTTTTCAAGAAATTCAAGCAATCTTGCGTGAGGAATTAGGAAGACCAATAGACAGTGTGTACGAATATGTTGACCCAACACCAGTTGCCTCGGCCTCAATTGCACAG GTTCATGCTGCAAGGCTCAAGGGCTCTCAAGACGATGTAGTTATAAAGGTCTTGAAACCTGGAATAAAAGATATCCTAGTGGCAGATTTGAACTTTGTTTACATTGTTGCTCGCATATTGGAGTTTTTAAACCCTGAACTCAGCCGTGCATCACTG GTTGGTATTGTCAAAGACATAAGAGAGTCCATGCTTGAAGAAGTCGACTTTTATAAGGAAGCTGCAAACATCGAGGCCTTTAGGAGTTATTTGGAAGCTATGGGACTTACAAGGCAAGCTACAGCTCCAAAAGTATACCAGCACTGCAGTACCCAGCAAATTCTTACAATGGAGAGGCTATATGGAGTGCCTCTCACTGACCTGGACTCTATAAGCTCACTTGTTTCTAGTCCAGAGACCAGTCTTATAACTGCCCTCAATGTGTG GTTTGGTAGTTTACTTGCATGTGAAACTTTCCATGCAGATGTTCATGCCGGCAATTTGTGGTTGTTACGTGATGGCCGCATTGGGTTTCTTGATTTCG GAATTGTTGGTCGCATATCCCCAAAAACATGGACTGCTATGGAAGTGTTTCTTGCGTCAATTGCAACTGAAGAATATGAGTCAATGGCATCTGCCTTGATTGAAATGGGTGCCACAAACAAGGATGTGGATGTTATGGCCTTTGCCAGAGACCTGGAAAAGATATTCTCATCAATTCAG GATTTGGATACTGAATTAATCGTTGCAACTGCCAGGGATAGAACTACAAATGCAACTGCTGTCTCTGCCAATGTTGTTGTTGACGAGAGGCAGATGAATGCACTCTTTCTTGATGTG ATTCGGGTTAGTGAATCATATGGACTCAAATTTCCCAGGGAGTTTGCTCTTCTCATGAAACAGCTTCTGTATTTTGATCGGTACACCCGATTGCTGGCCCCCAACTTAAACATGCTTCAGGACCAGAGGATTTCCATTGTTTCAAATCGAGGAAGCAGATATAAGAACAGCTTCAGATGA
- the LOC133668054 gene encoding uncharacterized protein LOC133668054, with the protein MKGGRKNMKRAAVAEEHNLSLEDGQSIMQVVSLRGSNLIEVMDARGGKSLALFPAKFQKSMWIKRGSFVVVDESGKEKALESGSKVACIVSQVLYYEHVRVLQRSPEWPEIFKSTALDDSCGSLNITNGQLEENELESSDDDGLPPLEANMNRIKPPEWEQSDTESNSGSDTDS; encoded by the exons atgAAAGGAGGAAGGAAGAATATGAAGAGAGCAGCAGTAGCAGAGGAACACAATTTAAGTCTTGAAGATGGGCAAAGCATCATGCAAGTTGTTTCTCTCAGGGGTTCCAATCTTATTGAG GTAATGGATGCAAGAGGCGGGAAGTCACTAGCTTTGTTTCCGGCTAAATTTCAGAAGAGTATGTGGATAAAAAGAG GAAGTTTTGTCGTGGTTGATGAAAGTGGCAAGGAAAAGGCTTTGGAGTCAGGCAGCAAAGTGGCATGTATTGTTTCTCAAGTTCTCTATTATGAACATGTCCGTGTGCTTCAGAGATCTCCTGAATG GCCAGAGATTTTCAAATCTACAGCTCTGGATGATTCTTGTGGAAGTCTGAACATAACCAATGGCCAACTTGAAGAGAATGAGCTTGAATCAAGTGATGATGATGGGCTTCCTCCATTAGAAGCAAATATGAACAGAATCAAGCCACCAGAATGGGAACAATCTGATACAGAGTCCAATTCAGGATCAGATACGGATTCTTAA
- the LOC133668723 gene encoding uncharacterized protein LOC133668723 translates to MNGGSAAKIRLVRCPKCRQLLVEPQDITVYKCGGCGTHLQVKIRKSNPEVATSGLHETDASQKNRSDHISEAKESSSSNHEENFLSPGECSPDQLNGGDCAASGDCDLDHLSGANLPEELRRSGSDRNGSGDFDSKQPGGVSSSHNQKNEIDKNDPGDSDNEHVVGVGSSNEHQQNGSGQNETEDCVDLKVIGTSLSSDDQERGNDSNESPECDHEQPEIFNEVQIQQIESGDGNDEQLGGMGGISTEAQNDWSDRNDSSDCNVEQAGFSYKVCSPTKLDEELSPLAAAKPKAEVNEGGIQQNESGAFSDEQLGSVNLSTEAEDDRSDQNDSLDFSIEQAGTSNDVCSPTKRAHLKNKEPSPLAGAKKEVEVSDESSPLTVTKAELDAHSDSDGTSNDVCSPTKRAHLKNKEPSPLAGAKKEVEVSDESSPLTVTKAELDAHSDSDGTSNDVCSPTRHAHLKNKEPSPLAGAKKEVEVCDESSPLTVTKAELDAHSDSDGTSNDVCSPTRHAHLKNKEPSPLAGAKKEVEVCDESSPLTVTKAELDAHSDSDGTSNDVCSPTRHAHLKNKEPSPLAGAKKEVEVSDESSPLTVTKAELDAHSDSDGTSNDVCSPTKCAHLKNKEPSPLGGAKKEVEVAELDAHSDSDGTSNDVCSPTRHAHLKNKEPSPLAGAKKEVEVSDESSPLTVTKAELDAHSDSDGTSNDVCSPTKLALLENKELSSVEGEKSEAGASNESSQLAGAKALLDASKESGSDFIKSSIEKSVDKEGASVVAAQRPAGESISSDIFVTSPNEQLEKLHETGRHDFDRVQCTDTFKTMDLIDPSSELSDSLIDLSKSPATRSSRAYYDDTVSSYEGTDDQLPDRPKHPFRYTHKQANHAASNERPRSEKFVANSSLEMQHHLKNHTSIISDNNLHALKSSKLNHDELVEHTRVAHPARNWRRLEKDEYPSQAPFYQRDFLAGYDNGSPSNQNNNESRSNPYFHSREKAAYTEQEKMKLLEMIYELQDQVNVLNGKEKGRVAPGVTWKDHNPSYNDYLEQVIFNDLDYPSYPGRFRGGSNWHQQSKYSQIPFPAEVASNRNQVDHLCCCPQDCRLAQLPPPNLHHNRVFCKAQDHVEFYHSYGSCPSTPQRHADSEFSIYRRETLSDDHRRRDQEVKKYVTRKHHLAKRHLLPLAGGAPFITCFFCFKQLQLPADFLLSKRKYHQLRCGVCLEVLRFSLISRTHLVPYTPTADAPPPSEVDEHSGGLHRRISASSSHASNCPNMDPVSCSEDYGLPFCKSGSTDGDPVQTSLRSAESSLNERRKNPKEKHELSGPSSSMSKTKKVSSEIEELPRKGGGGSPLHRLMGYSSPSRLIYGYEPSCSSWYYPTED, encoded by the exons ATGAACGGTGGATCAGCTGCTAAGATTCGGCTTGTCAGATGTCCTAAATGTCGGCAGCTTCTTGTGGAGCCACAAGATATTACAGTCTACAAATGTGGTGGCTGTGGCACACATCTTCAAG TGAAAATTCGAAAAAGTAACCCTGAAGTCGCAACTTCTGGCCTGCATGAAACAGATGCTTCTCAGAAAAATAGATCAGATCATATTTCTGAAGCTAAGGAATCCAGCAGCtcaaatcatgaagaaaattttCTTTCCCCTGGGGAATGTTCTCCAGACCAACTCAATGGGGGGGATTGTGCTGCATCTGGCGATTGTGATCTTGATCATCTCAGTGGTGCAAACTTACCAGAAGAACTGCGAAGGAGTGGAAGTGATCGAAATGGTTCTGGAGATTTTGATAGTAAGCAACCTGGAGGTGTGAGCTCATCACACAACCAAAAGAATGAGATTGATAAAAATGATCCAGGGGACTCTGATAATGAGCATGTTGTAGGTGTAGGCTCATCCAATGAACACCAACAGAATGGGAGTGGTCAAAATGAGACTGAGGATTGTGTTGATTTGAAGGTAATAGGCACAAGCTTGTCAAGTGATGATCAGGAAAGAGGAAATGATTCAAATGAATCTCCAGAGTGTGATCATGAACAGCCTGAAATTTTCAATGAAGTTCAAATCCAACAAATTGAATCTGGGGATGGCAATGATGAGCAACTTGGAGGTATGGGGGGCATATCAACTGAAGCACAAAATGACTGGAGTGATCGAAATGATTCTTCTGATTGCAATGTTGAACAGGCTGGGTTTTCCTATAAAGTTTGTTCGCCTACCAAACTTGATGAAGAGCTGTCCCCACTGGCGGCAGCAAAACCAAAAGCTGAAGTCAATGAAGGTGGGATTCAACAAAATGAGTCTGGAGCTTTCAGTGATGAGCAACTTGGAAGTGTGAACTTATCAACAGAAGCAGAAGATGACAGGAGTGATCAAAATGATTCCTTGGATTTCAGCATTGAACAGGCTGGAACTTCCAACGATGTTTGTTCTCCCACCAAACGTGCTCATCTCAAGAACAAAGAGCCATCCCCACTAGCAGGagcaaaaaaagaagttgaagtgAGTGATGAAAGCTCACCATTAACAGTCACAAAAGCAGAATTAGATGCTCACAGTGATAGTGATGGAACTTCCAACGATGTTTGTTCTCCCACCAAACGTGCTCATCTCAAGAACAAAGAGCCATCCCCACTAGCAGGagcaaaaaaagaagttgaagtgAGTGATGAAAGCTCACCATTAACAGTCACAAAAGCAGAATTAGATGCTCACAGTGATAGTGATGGAACTTCCAACGATGTTTGTTCTCCCACCAGACATGCTCATCTCAAGAACAAAGAGCCATCCCCACTAGCAGGagcaaaaaaagaagttgaagtgTGTGATGAAAGCTCACCATTAACAGTCACAAAAGCAGAATTAGATGCTCACAGTGATAGTGATGGAACTTCCAACGATGTTTGTTCTCCCACCAGACATGCTCATCTCAAGAACAAAGAGCCATCCCCACTAGCAGGagcaaaaaaagaagttgaagtgTGTGATGAAAGCTCACCATTAACAGTCACAAAAGCAGAATTAGATGCTCACAGTGATAGTGATGGAACTTCCAACGATGTTTGTTCTCCCACCAGACATGCTCATCTCAAGAACAAAGAGCCATCCCCACTAGCAGGagcaaaaaaagaagttgaagtgAGTGATGAAAGCTCACCATTAACAGTCACAAAAGCAGAATTAGATGCTCACAGTGATAGTGATGGAACTTCCAACGATGTTTGTTCTCCCACCAAATGTGCTCATCTCAAGAACAAAGAGCCATCCCCACTAGGAGGagcaaaaaaagaagttgaagtgGCAGAATTAGATGCTCACAGTGATAGTGATGGAACTTCCAACGATGTTTGTTCTCCCACCAGACATGCTCATCTCAAGAACAAAGAGCCATCCCCACTAGCAGGagcaaaaaaagaagttgaagtgAGTGATGAAAGCTCACCATTAACAGTCACAAAAGCAGAATTAGATGCTCACAGTGATAGTGATGGAACTTCCAACGATGTTTGTTCTCCCACCAAACTTGCTCTTCTTGAGAACAAAGAGTTGTCTTCAGTGGAAGGGGAAAAATCAGAAGCTGGAGCCAGTAATGAAAGCTCACAATTAGCAGGAGCAAAAGCATTACTAGATGCTTCCAAAGAGAGTGGTTCTGATTTCATAAAATCAAGTATTGAGAAGTCAGTTGACAAGGAGGGTGCTTCAGTTGTCGCTGCTCAAAGGCCTGCAGGAGAAAGCATTTCATCAGACATTTTTGTAACTTCGCCAAATGAACAGCTAGAGAAGCTTCATGAAACAGGTCGCCATGATTTTGACCGTGTACAGTGTACAGATACATTCAAAACTATGGATTTGATTGACCCCAGCTCTGAGTTAAGTGACAGTCTTATAGACTTGTCCAAATCCCCAGCCACCAGAAGCTCTCGGGCTTACTATGATGACACTGTCTCTTCATATGAAGGAACAGATGATCAATTACCTGATCGACCCAAGCATCCATTTAGATATACTCATAAGCAAGCAAATCATGCAGCTTCCAATGAGAGACCCAGAAGCGAAAAGTTCGTGGCGAATAGCAGTTTGGAAATGCAGCATCACTTGAAGAATCATACATCAATTATTTCTGATAATAATCTCCATGCCTTGAAATCCAGCAAACTAAATCATGATGAATTGGTAGAGCACACAAGGGTTGCCCATCCAGCTAGAAACTGGAGAAGACTGGAGAAGGATGAATATCCATCTCAGGCTCCTTTCTATCAAAGAGACTTCTTGGCTGGCTATGATAATGGGAGCCCTTCCAATCAAAACAACAATGAATCCCGTTCCAATCCGTACTTTCATTCACGTGAAAAGGCTGCATACACTGAACAGGAGAAGATGAAACTGTTGGAAATGATTTATGAATTGCAGGATCAAGTTAACGTTCTGAATGGAAAGGAAAAAGGGAGGGTTGCTCCAGGGGTCACTTGGAAGGACCATAATCCCAGTTACAATGATTATCTGGAGCAGGTAATTTTCAATGACTTAGACTATCCGAGTTATCCTGGAAGATTCAGAGGGGGAAGCAACTGGCATCAACAGAGTAAATACTCCCAAATACCTTTCCCAGCAGAGGTAGCAAGCAATCGAAACCAAGTTGATCACTTGTGTTGCTGTCCCCAAGACTGTCGCTTGGCACAACTACCTCCACCTAACCTTCATCATAATAGAGTGTTTTGCAAGGCCCAAGATCATGTCGAATTTTACCATTCCTATGGTTCTTGTCCCTCAACTCCACAACGGCATGCTGACTCTGAGTTTTCCATATATAGGCGTGAAACACTTTCTGATGACCACAGGCGTAGGGATCAGGAGGTAAAGAAGTATGTAACGAGGAAACATCACTTGGCTAAGCGTCACCTCCTGCCCCTGGCAGGTGGAGCCCCTttcataacatgttttttttgcttcaaacaGCTTCAGCTACCTGcagattttcttctttctaaaaGGAAGTACCACCAGCTAAGATGTGGTGTCTGTTTGGAAGTACTTAGATTTTCACTTATAAGCAGGACTCATCTAGTTCCATATACACCGACTGCTGATGCACCTCCACCAAGTGAGGTTGATGAGCATAGTGGCGGTCTTCATAGGAGAATTTCAGCTTCATCTTCTCATGCCAGCAATTGTCCCAACATGGATCCCGTGTCATGTTCTGAAGATTATGGACTTCCATTCTGTAAAAGCGGTTCCACTGATGGGGATCCTGTCCAGACATCATTACGTTCAGCTGAAAGCAGCCTGAATGAGCGTCGGAAGAATCCCAAGGAAAAGCATGAATTATCTGGACCTTCTTCTAGCATGTCCAAAACAAAGAAAGTATCTTCAGAAATTGAGGAGCTGCCAAggaaaggaggaggaggttcCCCACTTCACCGACTCATGGGTTATTCCTCACCAAGTCGACTGATATATGGTTATGAACCATCTTGTTCAAGTTGGTACTATCCAACAGAAGACTAA